The Larimichthys crocea isolate SSNF chromosome X, L_crocea_2.0, whole genome shotgun sequence genome segment TATGCTCTGGGCAGTAGAGTAGAAGTACAAAGTGGAACAAAGTAGAAGCACAGACATGCCAAAGTTCTCTTGAACAAATACTTGATAGCTTACAACAGTCACACAAGGAATGAACAACAACATTGTGAGATATTTTAATCTGCAAAGCGTTCATGCTCAAACTGAGCATTATCTTGTatgtttgtttcacagatgTTTATCTGTGTCTCAGAGCAGGAAATGACCCAAATATCTCTGTTGCATCTGTGGTCAGTCTTTCCATTCACCTACTGGTGATTTGTTTACCTGTTTGTCTGCAAGGTTTCCTGTGCCCTCACCCTATTCTCATGTACTtgttacactttggtttttgttggGTCTGTTTCCACTCTAATTCCTTGGTTGGATTCCCATGTTGGTTGCTCAGCtctcctttgtctttttttttctttccatttgaCACTGCTGCGACGCTTGCGAAACTTTCCCCTGCAGACTGTGAGAAGAGCTGAGTCAGCTGCACAAACCTGAGCACCACAGTAGTCttcccctccatcctctcctcagTGCATCCTTACTCAACCACATCctggtttacacacacacacacagacacgctgCTTTGCAggcatttgtgtatgtgtgtgttgcaaatCTACACATCTGCAACCATGTATCTGTATAAAACGGGGTGCTGCGGTTTGCCTCACACATGGTTTATTACGAGAGCAGATAAGAAATCTTTTTGAATTATTTCCTGTTCTATGATCAATCTATTTTAACTCAGTGCTCTTACTATCCGTCCAAGATATGAGCTTATAAGAAACTGATGCCACTTCAcgtttttgtattttacagtattttattcacacaacaacacacgtAACAAATTATCAAGTAAGATTATATAATCTGAATATCAGATACTTTTTATGATATCACAAccatttgttgctttttcatAAGGGATTCAAATACATACATCAAATAAAGTATAAttaagattatatatatatatatatatagcatatattagatatttaaaaaattcacCACAACATATGGTGTATACACGGATCACAATGTGGGACAGAGGTATTTCTGCATGCCTCTAAGGAGATATCATAAATGCCCCCATCAAGTTGTCAGTAGTTCCTGGACGCATCTTATTTATATTATCCACTATGACAAAAATTTCATCTCCAGTCTCTAGGCTGAAGATCCCAGCAAGGAAACTGTTCCACAGATCTTCCCCATCTGAAGACGGCTTTGCACTTGAAGGTTTTGGGTTCCGGCAGCGGGAGCTATGAGGAAACATGCCACAGATGTCACAAAGCAAACCTTCCACAACATAACAAAGACAGATCTCATCCTGCACCAAAATACTCCAGAATGCAAAGCAATGCTACAAACACTCAAGAAGGCACCTGTAAGAACATGTGCCACGagaggaaggaagtaaggagTGGCACTTTGACTAACCTTTTTGATTTCATAAGTTCTATTGGCTCATCATAGGCTTTGGTGTCTTTCATGACCTTGTGCTGGATAAGTGAACACTCCTCTGCAGCATTTATTGTCACTTTGGAGTAGAGGTAGTAATGACCTGCCCTCTTGACCAACAACCGCCCGTTGTTGTAGCCCATGTTAGAGGTGCTGGCCTCGCCATCTTTATGTTGCCACTGCACCACGTTGTTCACCCCTGCAGGACTCCCAGAGCCTGGGTTAAGATGAGAAATGAGTAAGGTTGAAGTTGTTGCgaacaaagagaaagatgagttgaaatgaaacattaaggTCGTATACAACTGGTTTGAGAAGCACTGAGTAGTGTTGAGTGAGTATTGAGAAGGCTCTAACCTATCAGTTGAGCAAAGGGCCTCTGGTAGACCTGTTCCAGATGTGTGGGAATCTCATTTGTCTCTGTTCAGAAAAACAGGGTCACATCACGTCA includes the following:
- the LOC104925387 gene encoding tumor necrosis factor ligand superfamily member 14 produces the protein MAEGSVVSCPQVFVVDTQANYVSVPSGKKPRWARVGQKCLLLLVGLTMLGLVVEGYLIYHLYKKTEAFSLCMSHSLCQNLSNPKTSGQQDGTRLMGLVGPKETNEIPTHLEQVYQRPFAQLIGSGSPAGVNNVVQWQHKDGEASTSNMGYNNGRLLVKRAGHYYLYSKVTINAAEECSLIQHKVMKDTKAYDEPIELMKSKSSRCRNPKPSSAKPSSDGEDLWNSFLAGIFSLETGDEIFVIVDNINKMRPGTTDNLMGAFMISP